A part of Acipenser ruthenus chromosome 12, fAciRut3.2 maternal haplotype, whole genome shotgun sequence genomic DNA contains:
- the LOC117417179 gene encoding protein FAM131A-like isoform X2 has protein sequence MLPKSRRALTIQEIAALARSSLHGISQVVKDHVTKPTAMAQGRVAHLIEWKGWCKPIDSPVALESDFNSYSDLSEGEQEARFAAGVAEQFAIAEAKLRAWSSVDGEDSNDDSYDEDFAPASEGPHSADAVGPYPNYLRDILHSHMCQQLSVRHSACEHESDSSQTVSPETLCSSLCSLEDHPLLKDLGSPTDLATKLFGAIHGGEEILAKLQRSGESAFRNLGHLICDDSSYSVSYTESCFSPEDEEDMPCKDYESVCKEDTGYEVRRKVSDVASSGVVSLDDEEEEEEENEDV, from the exons ATGTTACCTAAATCAAGAAGAGCTCTTACCATCCAGGAGATTGCAGCTCTGGCCAGATCATCCTTGCATG GAATCTCCCAGGTGGTGAAGGACCATGTGACGAAGCCCACAGCGATGGCTCAGGGCAGGGTGGCTCACCTGATCGAGTGGAAGGGCTGGTGCAAGCCCATCGACTCGCCTGTGGCCCTCGAGAGCGACTTCAACTCCTACTCAGACTTATCAGAGGGGGAGCAGGAGGCGCGGTTTGCAGCAG GTGTAGCGGAGCAGTTTGCCATTGCGGAGGCTAAGCTCAGAGCGTGGTCGTCTGTGGACGGAGAGGACTCCAATGACGACTCCTACGATGAGGACTTCGCCCCAGCCAGCGAAGGCCCCCATTCAGCCG ATGCAGTGGGACCCTATCCGAATTACCTGCGGGACATCCTTCACAGTCACATGTGCCAACAGCTGAGCGTGCGACACAGCGCCTGCGAGCACGAGAGTGATTCATCACAGACAGTCTCCCCTGAGACCCTGTGCTCCAGCCTGTGCAGCCTGGAGGACCACCCTCTGCTGAAGGACCTGGGCTCTCCCACAGACCTCGCCACCAAGCTCTTTGGAGCCATCCACGGTGGAGAGGAGATCCTGGCCAAGCTGCAGCGCAGTGGGGAAAGTGCCTTCAGGAACCTCGGACACCTTATCTGCGACGACTCCTCCTACTCTGTCTCCTACACTGAGTCATGCTTCTCTCCTGAGGACGAGGAAGACATGCCTTGCAAGGACTACGAGTCTGTGTGCAAGGAGGACACCGGCTATGAAGTCAGGAGAAAGGTCTCGGACGTGGCGTCTTCTGGAGTGGTGTCTCTAgatgacgaggaggaggaggaggaggagaacgaAGATGTCTGA
- the LOC117417182 gene encoding heat shock protein beta-7-like yields the protein MSSSSSSSSSYRSQHCSSSFRPGGSSPGEPSSAYRDFRDEAGSIPLRHSQCREPFRYAAPVSARPASLGTLRSVGDMYQMSADVSQFEPQDVVVMTYNYHIVIHAEQVAEDGTVSNTFTHKVQLPEDMDPLSVSCALSEADMLVISVKRNHTADPPPAYHSEMQC from the exons atgtcttcctcctcctcctcctcctcctcctatcGCTCACAGCACTGCAGCAGCTCGTTCCGGCCGGGGGGAAGCTCTCCAGGGGAACCGTCCTCTGCTTACCGGGACTTCAGGGACGAGGCCGGCAGCATCCCCCTCCGACACAGCCAGTGCAGGGAGCCCTTCAGATATGCAG CTCCCGTGTCTGCTCGCCCTGCCAGTCTGGGGACGCTCCGATCAGTGGGAGACATGTACCAAATGTCTGCTGATGTCAGTCAGTTTGAGCCCCAGGATGTGGTGGTAATGACCTATAACTACCACATCGTGATCCACGCTGAGCAG GTGGCAGAGGACGGGACAGTCAGCAACACGTTCACCCACAAGGTGCAGCTGCCAGAGGACATGGACCCGCTGTCAGTGAGCTGCGCCCTGAGCGAGGCAGACATGCTGGTGATCAGTGTGAAGAGGAACCACACGGCAGATCCGCCGCCAGCCTACCACTCCGAGATGCAGTGCTGA